The following nucleotide sequence is from Nitrosopumilus adriaticus.
TTCCATATACAATTCTTGTTCGTAAATCAGCTAATTCGTCTAGTAAATCAGCTCTCTCGACGTGTTTTGAAATCTCTCTTAAGCAGTATGTAAGCCAATTGGCATTTTCAGCCATCCTATGCATATCTCCTGACTCTATTCCAAGGCTATCAGAGAGAGACAATTCTGAAGACTCGGTAATCCATGACTGCAAAGCCAAAAGGCTTCTTGAGCAATCATATTCAGAAATTGGCTCTAAGAGTTCTGAGGAATTGTTTTCTATCATCAAACTAGCTGATTCATAGTCTTTTTGTCGTAGTGAAAATTTTGGAAAAAATTCATCACAATTGGAAATTAAATGTAAAAATCCAAACGTATGATTTCGTTCTTCAGATACATTTTCAATTGCATCTCTAAAATATGTTGCAGTTAAGGGATCAATATACAACATTGATGTCTTTTTTCCAAATTCAGTAGCTGCATATCTTTCTCCTTTTTTTATTATCAGATACTTGCTAGAAAGAAAACGTAGAGAGATGTCAATTGCAAATTTTAACGTGGGTTTTCTTGATTGTAATCCTCCCAAGGTTTGCAAAAAGAATTCCAAGATCTCTTCTTTTTTAATTCCAGGATGTGTCACAATTACACTGAGAATATGAGTTCTCAAAGACTTATCATCAGTGATCTTTGAAACAATTGGTTCTGGTTCTCCATTTATGTAATACTCTATAAGATCTTCAGTGTTTCCATTTCCAACAATTATTGATTCACCAAAATCATCGTATTGAGGTCGTCCTGCTCTGCCACATAGTTGTTTGTACTCTAGAATACTAATCGGTCTATTTGCCCCAACTTTTGCATTGTATCGATTAATATTTGAAATTACAACTCTTCTTGCGGGAAGATTCACCCCTGCAGCTAAAGTTGGTGTAGACGATAATAGTTTGATTGTCCCTTTACGAAATTCAGTCTCTATGATCTCTCTGCATTTTTGATTTAATCCTGCATGATGAAATGCAACTCCTTTTTTAACAAGAACAGCCAAAGTTTTTACTAATTCAGTATGTTCATTTTCAGAGAGGATTTTTTTTGATGTTTTTTCCAAATCATGTAATTCATTTTTTTTTAAAATCTGAAAAATTGCATCAGCAGCTTTTGTTGCTAGAGATTTTGAGCGAGTTCTAGTTTCAGCAAATACTAGTGATTGACCCCCTTGTTGTACTGATTGTACGCCTAAATCAATAGGTGTTCCACGGAGACTGCGCTCAACTTCAAAGGTTTTACCATCACTCATAGTCACCTCCCCCCCATCACATACTCCTTCTGAGAGAGGTACTGGTCGCCAGTCATTTTTTACTAGTTTACAATTTAGCCAA
It contains:
- a CDS encoding DEAD/DEAH box helicase encodes the protein MKIEKLDLPKSAIDFLQSQGFEKLYPPQADSVKSGLLDGKSILVSAPTASGKTLIAMLAMISYLSKNDGKVVYLSPLRALAAEKFSEFKKLEKVALGKKIKIGISTGDFENIEKNLEKSNVLILTNEKMDSIIRHGVEWVEEIGLVISDEVHLIGDESRGPTLEMILTQLKLLDTKPQLVGLSATITNSDEIADWLNCKLVKNDWRPVPLSEGVCDGGEVTMSDGKTFEVERSLRGTPIDLGVQSVQQGGQSLVFAETRTRSKSLATKAADAIFQILKKNELHDLEKTSKKILSENEHTELVKTLAVLVKKGVAFHHAGLNQKCREIIETEFRKGTIKLLSSTPTLAAGVNLPARRVVISNINRYNAKVGANRPISILEYKQLCGRAGRPQYDDFGESIIVGNGNTEDLIEYYINGEPEPIVSKITDDKSLRTHILSVIVTHPGIKKEEILEFFLQTLGGLQSRKPTLKFAIDISLRFLSSKYLIIKKGERYAATEFGKKTSMLYIDPLTATYFRDAIENVSEERNHTFGFLHLISNCDEFFPKFSLRQKDYESASLMIENNSSELLEPISEYDCSRSLLALQSWITESSELSLSDSLGIESGDMHRMAENANWLTYCLREISKHVERADLLDELADLRTRIVYGIRKELLDLVKVKGIGRVRARILYKHGIKNLDDLSKIPVNKLAEIDKIGSTIADNIKAELRKVR